In the Klebsiella aerogenes KCTC 2190 genome, one interval contains:
- a CDS encoding ROK family transcriptional regulator, protein MLNKLHQQLIHLVCSEEGASRADLARLTGMSKAAIGALVKEMLADGLLQESDMAASGGQGRPSVTLSLAPDAAYAIGISLIDNQLVLVLMNASGEKIAERLLTPQLEIPDVIQQLAGEIRSLLKDTLIEHQRLVGIGFALSAFVDAAQAVCVQSALLGWHQVPLAELLSHATGGIPVFIENDTRALANWEKTFGHLRKLESAVVISHGSGIGSAAVIYDRIWRGAHGGAGEIAHCTIVPAGTPCRCGKRGCLDTIASLTAIFEQARMAGINTDQLDELEAMARKGHTAAIQILHRAGDALGLAISHQIQTHDPAAIMLAHQPESFNGLLNTVMQQAIETNLLPGMAGNTPLIYRPLTQDSWALAAASVALTHVLFPA, encoded by the coding sequence ATGCTGAACAAACTCCACCAACAATTGATTCATTTGGTCTGTAGCGAGGAAGGTGCCAGCCGCGCTGACCTCGCCCGCCTGACGGGTATGAGTAAAGCGGCCATTGGTGCGCTGGTAAAAGAGATGCTGGCTGATGGTCTGCTACAGGAGAGCGATATGGCCGCTTCCGGCGGTCAGGGACGCCCCTCCGTCACCCTGTCCCTGGCGCCGGACGCTGCTTACGCCATCGGCATCTCACTTATCGATAATCAGCTTGTGTTGGTGCTGATGAATGCCAGCGGCGAGAAAATCGCCGAGCGCCTGCTCACGCCACAGCTTGAAATCCCCGACGTAATCCAGCAACTGGCGGGTGAAATCCGCAGTTTATTAAAGGATACGCTCATCGAGCACCAACGGCTCGTCGGCATCGGTTTTGCCCTGTCTGCCTTTGTGGACGCCGCGCAAGCGGTCTGCGTACAGTCGGCGCTGCTGGGCTGGCATCAGGTGCCGCTAGCTGAATTGTTAAGCCACGCGACCGGCGGGATCCCGGTATTTATTGAAAACGACACCCGGGCACTGGCGAACTGGGAGAAAACGTTTGGTCATCTGCGCAAGCTGGAGAGCGCAGTGGTGATTTCCCACGGCAGCGGCATCGGCAGCGCGGCGGTCATCTATGACCGAATCTGGCGCGGCGCCCACGGCGGCGCAGGCGAAATAGCCCATTGCACCATTGTGCCGGCGGGCACGCCTTGTCGCTGCGGGAAGCGCGGCTGTCTCGACACCATTGCGTCTCTCACCGCTATCTTTGAACAGGCGCGCATGGCCGGTATCAACACCGACCAACTGGATGAACTGGAGGCCATGGCGCGCAAGGGCCACACTGCCGCCATCCAGATCTTGCATCGGGCCGGTGACGCCTTAGGGTTGGCTATTTCACATCAGATCCAGACCCACGATCCGGCGGCGATCATGCTTGCCCATCAGCCGGAAAGCTTTAACGGTTTACTGAATACCGTGATGCAACAAGCTATAGAAACCAACCTGCTGCCGGGGATGGCGGGAAACACACCGCTTATCTATCGCCCGCTGACGCAGGACAGTTGGGCGCTCGCCGCGGCGAGCGTCGCGCTGACTCACGTTCTCTTCCCAGCCTAA
- a CDS encoding M81 family metallopeptidase, which produces MRIAVGGIHIECSTFNPVLTHEAEFRTVKGDALLEAPHFQFLRDYPATFLPTLHTRAIPGGPVARETYEQFKAEFLSRLQAQLPIDGLYLAMHGAMFVEGMEDAEGDWIAAARACVGDDCPIAVSYDLHGNVTQRIIDAIDMFSTYRTAPHIDIEETMRRSVSMLVNSLQSGVRPGVVWAPIPVLLPGERTSTDDEPAKSLYAMLPHSDQIDGVLDSSLMVGYVWADEPRATAAAIFTGTDRAVLEQQAAKLAQAYWDAREDFVFGCRTGGVAECVAQAIASATGPVILADSGDNPTGGGVGDRGDVLAELLRQQAQNTLVAGITDAPATRAAFEAGIGAELQLTLGANLDPAGVSASARFTVTGLLAASPQRPANQAILQTGGITVVVADRRRPYHDIADFSALGLDPRQVKILVVKSGYLSPELAPLANPNLMALSEGVVDQDIERVARRRMLTPTWPFTRDIEFTPQVRVSARAPFARES; this is translated from the coding sequence ATGCGCATTGCCGTTGGCGGAATACATATTGAATGCAGCACGTTTAACCCAGTACTGACTCATGAAGCGGAGTTTCGCACCGTCAAGGGCGATGCCCTGCTGGAGGCGCCCCACTTTCAGTTTTTACGTGATTATCCGGCGACGTTTCTGCCGACGCTGCACACCAGGGCGATTCCCGGCGGCCCGGTGGCGCGAGAGACCTATGAACAGTTCAAAGCCGAATTCTTAAGCCGTCTACAGGCGCAACTGCCGATCGACGGCCTGTACCTGGCGATGCACGGCGCAATGTTCGTTGAAGGTATGGAAGATGCCGAAGGAGACTGGATCGCCGCCGCCCGCGCCTGCGTTGGCGATGACTGCCCGATTGCCGTCAGCTACGATCTACACGGTAACGTGACCCAGCGCATTATCGACGCCATCGACATGTTCTCAACCTATCGCACCGCGCCGCATATCGATATAGAAGAGACCATGCGCCGTTCGGTCAGTATGCTGGTGAATAGTCTGCAAAGCGGCGTGCGCCCGGGCGTCGTGTGGGCGCCCATCCCGGTATTACTGCCTGGCGAACGAACCAGTACGGATGATGAACCGGCAAAAAGCCTGTACGCCATGCTGCCGCACAGCGACCAGATAGACGGCGTACTCGATAGCTCATTAATGGTCGGCTACGTATGGGCCGATGAACCGCGCGCCACCGCCGCGGCCATTTTTACCGGCACCGATCGCGCGGTACTGGAGCAACAGGCCGCAAAACTGGCGCAGGCCTATTGGGACGCGCGGGAAGATTTTGTTTTCGGCTGCCGGACGGGCGGCGTCGCCGAATGCGTCGCTCAGGCTATCGCCAGCGCCACGGGCCCGGTGATCCTGGCGGATTCTGGCGATAATCCAACCGGCGGCGGCGTCGGCGATCGCGGCGATGTGCTCGCCGAACTGCTACGCCAGCAGGCGCAAAATACCCTGGTTGCCGGCATTACCGACGCGCCGGCTACGCGTGCGGCCTTTGAAGCCGGCATTGGCGCGGAACTACAGCTAACACTCGGCGCTAACCTCGATCCGGCGGGCGTCAGCGCAAGCGCGCGTTTTACCGTGACAGGCCTACTGGCGGCAAGCCCGCAGCGCCCGGCCAATCAGGCGATTTTGCAGACCGGCGGTATTACCGTGGTGGTGGCCGACCGTCGTCGTCCGTATCACGACATTGCCGACTTTAGCGCGCTAGGACTCGACCCGCGGCAGGTGAAAATTCTGGTGGTCAAATCCGGCTATTTATCGCCGGAACTGGCGCCGCTGGCCAATCCGAACCTGATGGCGCTCTCGGAAGGGGTCGTCGATCAGGATATTGAACGGGTGGCCCGCCGGCGAATGCTGACCCCGACCTGGCCGTTTACGCGTGACATCGAATTCACTCCACAGGTGCGGGTTTCCGCCCGCGCGCCCTTTGCCAGGGAGTCCTGA
- a CDS encoding ABC transporter ATP-binding protein, whose translation MNRETPAPVLAVNNLSISFRHGDSWQKVVRNISFSLYPGKTLAIVGESGSGKSVTAMAIMRLLSARHSRTEGQVLLGGKSLLELPEEEMRRVRGAEVAMIFQEPMTSLNPAFTIGNQIAEVFIRHQSLSARQAKQEAIALLEKVRIPHPAQRFDEYPHQFSGGMRQRAMIAMALALKPKLLIADEPTTALDVTIQGQILDLIKTLQAENNTAVLFITHDMGVVAETADDTLVMFRGDAIECERTTTLFAAPQQPYTRALLASVPAAGEMDVSSTPCKFPSVNLQTGEIHRYPPEADLSLTSNEPVLSVKNLVTRFPVKKGFFNQLAGHIHAVENVSFDLWPGETLSLVGESGCGKSTTGRSLIRLVQAQSGHVRLHGYDVLQAGRQQQKRMRQDIQMIFQDPFASLNPRLKIQETLIEPLLENGLATRQQALARAHELIEKVGLNVAVLNRYPHEFSGGQRQRICIARALAMNPKVIIADESVSALDVSVKAQVVNLIIELQRTMKIAFLFISHDMAVIERISHRVAVMYLGEIVEIGPRQAIFANPQHPYTQKLIAAIPKTDPSRRHLLREANNDELPSPFRDKDWQPPTRRYEQVGNQHWVMR comes from the coding sequence ATGAACCGGGAAACGCCTGCGCCAGTACTGGCCGTCAACAATCTGAGCATCTCATTCCGCCACGGCGATAGCTGGCAGAAAGTGGTGCGTAATATCAGTTTTAGCCTTTATCCAGGTAAGACGCTGGCGATTGTCGGCGAATCGGGCTCAGGCAAAAGCGTGACGGCGATGGCCATCATGCGCCTGCTTTCTGCCCGCCATAGCCGTACCGAGGGACAGGTGTTGCTCGGCGGCAAATCCCTGCTCGAGCTTCCTGAAGAGGAGATGCGTCGTGTACGCGGCGCCGAGGTAGCGATGATTTTTCAGGAGCCGATGACCAGTCTTAATCCGGCCTTTACCATCGGCAATCAGATAGCGGAAGTTTTTATCCGCCATCAGAGTTTATCGGCGCGCCAGGCGAAGCAGGAGGCCATCGCCCTGCTGGAAAAAGTCCGCATTCCGCATCCTGCACAGCGTTTCGATGAATATCCGCATCAGTTTTCCGGCGGTATGCGCCAGCGCGCGATGATCGCGATGGCGCTGGCCCTGAAGCCAAAACTGCTGATCGCCGATGAACCTACTACCGCGCTGGACGTCACTATCCAGGGGCAAATCCTCGATCTGATTAAAACTCTGCAGGCAGAAAACAATACCGCGGTGCTGTTTATTACTCATGATATGGGCGTGGTCGCGGAAACCGCCGACGATACGCTGGTGATGTTCCGCGGCGACGCCATCGAATGCGAGCGCACAACGACGCTATTCGCCGCACCTCAACAGCCCTATACCCGCGCGCTGCTGGCCTCGGTACCTGCGGCAGGTGAAATGGATGTAAGCTCGACCCCTTGTAAATTTCCATCGGTGAACCTGCAAACCGGAGAAATTCATCGTTATCCGCCAGAAGCGGATCTCAGTCTGACCAGCAACGAACCTGTGCTGTCGGTCAAAAACCTGGTCACCCGTTTTCCCGTCAAAAAAGGCTTTTTCAATCAGTTAGCCGGGCATATCCACGCCGTAGAAAACGTCAGCTTTGATTTATGGCCCGGAGAAACGCTATCGCTGGTGGGCGAATCAGGCTGCGGTAAATCGACCACCGGTCGCAGTCTCATTCGCCTGGTCCAGGCGCAATCCGGCCATGTTCGTCTCCATGGTTATGACGTCCTGCAAGCCGGGCGCCAGCAGCAAAAGCGGATGCGTCAGGATATCCAGATGATATTTCAGGATCCGTTCGCCAGTCTGAATCCGCGGCTGAAAATCCAGGAAACGCTGATTGAACCGCTGCTGGAAAATGGCCTTGCCACCCGCCAGCAGGCGCTGGCGCGCGCCCATGAATTAATTGAAAAAGTGGGGCTCAACGTCGCGGTACTTAACCGCTATCCGCATGAATTTTCCGGTGGTCAGCGCCAGCGCATCTGCATTGCCCGCGCGCTGGCGATGAATCCCAAGGTGATTATCGCCGACGAGTCGGTGTCGGCGCTGGATGTGTCGGTCAAGGCGCAGGTGGTCAACCTGATTATCGAACTGCAACGAACGATGAAAATCGCCTTTCTGTTCATCTCGCATGATATGGCGGTGATTGAACGGATCAGCCACCGGGTGGCGGTGATGTATCTCGGTGAAATCGTCGAAATTGGCCCGCGGCAGGCCATTTTCGCCAATCCGCAGCACCCGTATACGCAAAAGCTGATTGCGGCGATCCCAAAGACCGATCCGTCTCGTCGCCATCTGTTGCGTGAAGCCAATAACGATGAACTGCCGTCGCCGTTTCGCGATAAAGACTGGCAGCCGCCGACCCGTCGCTACGAACAAGTCGGTAATCAGCACTGGGTAATGCGCTGA
- a CDS encoding DeoR/GlpR family DNA-binding transcription regulator, whose product MHKTARQQFLLELLSENGQISISELVERLQVSPDTVRRDLSDLEKRGLVQKNHGGAIALDLPAMNRQGRNALLPETKQRLGALVAREVPPGATLFLDAGSTVLAVAAHLKGPLTVITPSLDIAQLFSERPDIELVLLGGKWDMRQRLFAGSATLALLSRYRADIAILGACAIHARQGLSASQEADAEVKRAMLAASVEHWLVADHLKLNRCEPYLVAELKHIDRLFLDKPWHALGEDNSMQVSIADAE is encoded by the coding sequence ATGCATAAAACCGCCCGACAACAGTTTTTGCTCGAACTACTGAGCGAAAACGGTCAAATTAGCATCAGCGAACTGGTTGAACGATTGCAGGTCTCACCCGATACCGTTCGCCGCGATCTAAGTGACCTGGAAAAACGCGGACTGGTGCAGAAAAACCATGGCGGCGCTATCGCCCTCGATCTTCCGGCCATGAATCGCCAGGGGCGCAACGCGCTGCTGCCGGAGACTAAACAACGCCTTGGCGCGCTGGTCGCCCGTGAGGTCCCACCGGGAGCAACGCTATTTTTAGACGCCGGCAGCACGGTACTGGCCGTCGCCGCTCATCTAAAAGGACCGCTGACGGTCATCACCCCTTCGCTGGATATTGCCCAACTATTTAGCGAACGGCCCGATATCGAGTTGGTTTTACTTGGCGGGAAATGGGATATGCGGCAGCGGCTGTTTGCCGGTAGCGCCACGCTGGCGCTGCTTTCTCGTTACCGCGCGGATATCGCCATTCTCGGCGCCTGCGCGATCCATGCGCGGCAAGGGCTTAGCGCCAGCCAGGAAGCGGATGCGGAAGTGAAACGCGCCATGCTGGCTGCCAGCGTCGAGCACTGGCTGGTGGCTGATCATCTGAAACTTAATCGCTGCGAGCCTTACCTGGTCGCCGAACTGAAACACATCGATCGTCTATTCCTCGACAAGCCGTGGCACGCGCTTGGCGAAGACAATTCAATGCAGGTCAGCATTGCTGACGCTGAATAA
- a CDS encoding oxidoreductase, protein MHKVINGAGKHINIALIGYGFVGKTFHAPLINSVEGLKLAVVASRDEAKVKQDLPDVAVIASPEEAIQHPDVDLVVLASPNATHAPLARLALNAGKHVVVDKPFTLDMQEARELIALAEEKQRLLSVFHNRRWDSDYLGIKQAIEQGLIGKVKHFESHIDRFRPQVRVRWREQNVPGSGLWFDIGPHLIDQTLQLFGLPQTVQGNIATLRQGAEINDWAHVVLNYPQHKVILHCSMLVAGGVSRFTVHGDSGSVVKLKADQQESQLLAGVIPGSESWGQDDDSMTLFDASLQAHTLATPKGDQRQYYIQVRDALLGKIANPVPPLQALAVMAVLEAAVASSESGSVQKLALTANELAGLQ, encoded by the coding sequence ATGCATAAAGTTATCAACGGCGCAGGTAAGCACATTAATATTGCGCTGATCGGCTACGGATTTGTCGGCAAAACGTTTCACGCGCCGCTCATTAATTCGGTCGAAGGGTTAAAGCTTGCCGTCGTCGCCTCCCGCGACGAAGCTAAAGTGAAGCAGGATCTGCCGGATGTTGCGGTCATCGCTTCGCCGGAAGAGGCCATTCAGCATCCGGACGTCGATCTGGTGGTACTCGCTTCGCCAAACGCCACCCACGCCCCGCTGGCTCGCCTGGCGCTCAATGCCGGTAAGCACGTAGTGGTAGATAAACCTTTTACTCTCGATATGCAGGAAGCGCGCGAGCTGATCGCGCTGGCGGAAGAAAAGCAACGGTTGCTTTCTGTCTTCCATAACCGCCGTTGGGATAGCGATTATCTCGGCATTAAGCAGGCCATCGAGCAGGGGCTGATCGGCAAGGTTAAGCATTTCGAGTCGCATATCGACCGCTTCCGCCCGCAGGTTCGCGTCCGCTGGCGCGAGCAGAATGTACCAGGTAGTGGCCTGTGGTTTGATATTGGCCCGCACCTGATCGACCAGACGCTGCAACTTTTCGGCCTGCCGCAAACTGTACAGGGCAATATTGCCACCCTGCGCCAGGGCGCGGAGATTAACGACTGGGCACATGTGGTACTGAACTATCCACAGCACAAAGTGATTTTGCACTGTAGCATGCTGGTGGCCGGCGGCGTCTCGCGTTTCACGGTCCACGGAGATAGCGGCAGCGTCGTGAAACTGAAAGCAGACCAGCAGGAGAGCCAGCTGCTGGCAGGCGTCATCCCAGGGAGTGAAAGCTGGGGCCAGGATGACGACAGCATGACGTTGTTCGACGCCAGCCTGCAGGCGCACACGCTCGCCACGCCGAAAGGCGATCAGCGCCAGTACTATATTCAGGTTCGCGATGCCCTGCTGGGCAAAATCGCCAACCCGGTGCCTCCGCTACAGGCGCTGGCAGTGATGGCGGTGCTGGAAGCTGCCGTTGCCTCGTCAGAAAGCGGCAGCGTGCAGAAGCTGGCGTTAACCGCCAACGAACTGGCCGGGCTTCAGTAA
- a CDS encoding DJ-1/PfpI family protein: MGKKILMLVGDYAEDYETMVPFQALQMIGHQVDAVCPDKSKGDHIMTAIHDFEGAQTYSEKPGHRFVLNADFASAREQDYDALLIPGGRAPEYLRLNEQVIKLVQAFDAAHKPIAAVCHGPQLLAAAGILKGRTCSAYPACAPEVRLSGGHYADIGIDQAHVDGNLVTAPAWPAHPQWLAKFAEVLQR, translated from the coding sequence ATGGGCAAGAAAATTTTAATGCTGGTGGGTGATTACGCTGAAGATTACGAGACCATGGTACCGTTTCAGGCATTACAGATGATCGGCCATCAGGTTGATGCCGTCTGTCCGGATAAGAGTAAAGGCGACCATATTATGACGGCGATTCATGATTTTGAAGGCGCTCAGACCTACAGCGAAAAACCCGGTCACCGCTTCGTACTGAACGCCGATTTTGCCAGCGCCAGAGAACAGGACTACGACGCCCTGCTGATCCCCGGCGGCCGCGCGCCAGAATATCTGCGCCTGAATGAGCAGGTGATTAAGCTGGTCCAGGCTTTCGACGCCGCGCATAAACCGATTGCCGCCGTTTGCCACGGCCCGCAGCTTCTGGCCGCCGCGGGTATTCTTAAAGGCCGTACCTGTAGCGCTTACCCGGCTTGCGCTCCCGAAGTGCGACTCAGCGGCGGGCATTATGCGGATATTGGCATCGACCAGGCGCACGTTGACGGCAATCTGGTCACCGCCCCCGCCTGGCCCGCCCATCCGCAATGGCTTGCTAAATTTGCCGAGGTGCTGCAGCGGTAA
- a CDS encoding VasL domain-containing protein: MTTYPKRHLTTGGDPRTLADYAKLREEMHKLSHPARPDVDWLYAERLCLSLFDRNGVELQTAAWYTLARTQLTGLSGLNEGLAILETLITRQWGSLWPQPVHARMEILSGLGKRLQQALRTLTLTYADLSLIYEAEAHLKALDAALQRLELKHASQFDALLNLMHNAAVRLENSDGVTSADTLPHVVAMENASTHLDERVERTKWIYIAPPETLPHVQAGNERQNSEKRWRPFVAGMLTMLALAAAAGWGWQAMAKPEPEQRQFALSLAPLPTVLSPDQLRSFSQHAPPADDGIKQTRQQLSDLAQLKPNWAIDYSEQLVQQAQVLWPEQAKALSSQWRQQIIAAALPAENLTGWYQGMLQLQQLTQRLDALDEQKGKYMTVSELKSAVFAITQSFNRTVPAEEQLRQLSAMTEGQISRAAQQQQAEQHLQQLIVSYALLKSKMAE; the protein is encoded by the coding sequence ATGACAACATATCCTAAGCGTCACCTGACTACCGGCGGCGATCCGCGCACGCTGGCAGACTACGCAAAGCTGCGTGAAGAAATGCATAAACTCAGCCACCCGGCGCGCCCCGACGTTGACTGGCTGTACGCAGAACGGCTTTGTCTGTCGCTGTTTGACCGTAACGGCGTAGAGCTGCAGACTGCGGCCTGGTATACGCTTGCCCGTACGCAGTTAACCGGTTTATCCGGGCTGAATGAAGGCCTGGCTATCCTGGAAACGCTGATTACCCGTCAGTGGGGGAGCCTTTGGCCACAGCCGGTACACGCGCGGATGGAAATCCTCAGCGGTTTGGGTAAACGGCTACAGCAAGCGCTGCGTACGCTGACGCTGACCTATGCCGATCTTAGTTTGATTTATGAGGCGGAAGCGCATCTGAAAGCGCTGGATGCTGCGCTGCAGCGTCTGGAATTAAAGCATGCCAGTCAGTTTGATGCGTTGCTCAATTTGATGCATAACGCGGCGGTACGGCTGGAGAACAGCGATGGCGTAACTAGCGCTGATACCCTACCGCACGTAGTCGCGATGGAGAATGCTTCCACCCATTTGGATGAGCGGGTTGAGCGAACGAAGTGGATTTATATTGCGCCGCCGGAAACGCTGCCACACGTGCAAGCCGGCAATGAGCGTCAGAATTCTGAAAAACGATGGCGACCTTTTGTGGCCGGTATGCTGACGATGCTGGCGCTGGCCGCAGCGGCGGGATGGGGGTGGCAGGCGATGGCTAAACCAGAGCCGGAACAGCGGCAATTCGCTCTCAGTCTGGCGCCATTGCCGACGGTACTTTCGCCAGATCAGTTACGCTCCTTTTCTCAGCACGCACCGCCAGCAGACGATGGGATAAAGCAGACCCGGCAGCAGCTGTCAGATCTGGCCCAACTCAAGCCGAATTGGGCCATCGACTATAGCGAGCAACTGGTACAACAGGCACAAGTGCTATGGCCGGAGCAGGCGAAAGCATTGTCCTCGCAGTGGCGGCAGCAGATCATAGCCGCCGCGCTGCCGGCGGAAAACCTCACCGGCTGGTATCAGGGAATGCTGCAACTGCAGCAATTAACTCAGCGTCTGGATGCCCTGGATGAACAGAAGGGGAAATACATGACGGTTAGTGAACTCAAATCTGCGGTGTTCGCCATTACTCAGTCTTTTAATCGAACCGTCCCGGCTGAAGAACAGTTACGTCAACTATCAGCGATGACAGAAGGACAAATCAGCCGCGCTGCGCAGCAACAACAGGCGGAACAACACCTGCAGCAGCTGATAGTCTCTTATGCGCTACTGAAAAGTAAAATGGCGGAATAG
- the tssE gene encoding type VI secretion system baseplate subunit TssE translates to MPRPSLYDTLFGNFSGGLDLHQIGEENQVILSVLDNMQRILNCRAGTLAHLPDYGLPDMTKILQGMPGSAHQLMTTLSAVLLKYEPRLNSLRVEMLEQTQPGELRYAIDAELKEIGLVRYGTEFMPEGRVLLRHLKQQQYLNARTAI, encoded by the coding sequence ATGCCACGCCCCTCACTTTACGACACCCTGTTTGGTAATTTCTCCGGCGGTCTCGATCTGCATCAGATCGGTGAAGAAAATCAGGTCATTTTATCGGTGCTTGATAATATGCAGCGTATCCTCAACTGCCGGGCGGGTACGCTGGCGCATCTTCCGGATTACGGTCTGCCGGATATGACAAAAATTCTCCAGGGGATGCCGGGTAGCGCGCACCAGTTAATGACCACGCTGTCCGCGGTACTGCTCAAATACGAACCGCGGCTGAACAGCCTCCGTGTGGAGATGCTCGAACAGACACAGCCAGGCGAACTGCGTTATGCCATCGACGCGGAACTGAAGGAAATTGGTCTGGTACGCTATGGCACGGAATTTATGCCTGAAGGCAGGGTTCTCCTTCGCCATCTGAAACAGCAACAGTATCTGAATGCCCGCACCGCTATTTAG
- the tssJ gene encoding type VI secretion system lipoprotein TssJ — MATIAGKNCATLLPITLTAALTGCGLTQSVKDGAVSVTYAIFYKQIKTLHLDIRAREGVNHNAQGASLATVVRIYQLKERKAFDASDYPSLFADDSRAIPSDWLAQKDIRLRPGESVALDMPLETAAQYVAVAGMFIAPDRVKDSWRLVLTRDDLDPDKPHIIEAGHNRLTLQPLKGN, encoded by the coding sequence ATGGCAACTATCGCTGGTAAAAATTGCGCCACATTGCTGCCCATCACTCTCACTGCAGCCTTAACCGGCTGCGGCCTGACGCAGAGCGTAAAAGATGGAGCCGTCTCAGTGACCTACGCTATTTTTTATAAACAGATCAAAACGCTGCATTTGGATATTCGGGCCCGGGAAGGGGTGAACCACAATGCGCAAGGGGCGTCATTGGCAACCGTAGTGCGAATTTACCAACTCAAAGAGCGCAAAGCGTTTGACGCCAGCGATTATCCCTCGCTATTTGCTGACGATAGCCGGGCAATACCAAGCGATTGGCTGGCCCAAAAAGATATCCGTCTACGCCCGGGGGAATCCGTGGCGCTGGATATGCCGCTGGAGACGGCGGCGCAATACGTCGCGGTGGCGGGGATGTTTATCGCGCCGGATCGGGTCAAGGACAGCTGGCGGTTAGTGTTGACCCGCGACGACCTCGACCCCGACAAGCCGCATATTATCGAAGCCGGTCACAACCGGCTGACGCTGCAACCGTTAAAAGGTAACTAA
- a CDS encoding DUF3304 domain-containing protein yields the protein MIKHTRILPTGLAVLVAVFLCLLTACRDHSHDGMSGADIAVLNHGPDAIVSVQVDGYGGPRANPYGGGGGFCCVMVPDVWRPGLTAKITWTSDPNAWMKSSEMPDDYETHYQKHGPITVPIERWEKGQTCGFDVHIFPCDKVRIVRSCYGRADPKYPIHPHPDEDKKADNVIFKHIKEEIVCPTPQTPR from the coding sequence ATGATAAAGCATACCCGCATTTTGCCCACAGGGCTGGCGGTACTGGTCGCCGTTTTTCTCTGTCTATTGACGGCCTGCCGCGATCACAGTCATGACGGCATGAGCGGCGCTGATATAGCCGTATTAAACCACGGACCTGATGCCATCGTTTCGGTGCAGGTTGATGGCTACGGAGGGCCCAGGGCGAATCCCTACGGTGGCGGTGGCGGATTCTGCTGCGTGATGGTGCCTGATGTCTGGCGCCCGGGACTGACGGCAAAAATCACCTGGACCTCCGATCCTAATGCCTGGATGAAATCGAGTGAGATGCCCGATGATTATGAGACTCACTATCAGAAACATGGGCCGATTACTGTCCCCATTGAACGCTGGGAGAAGGGGCAGACCTGCGGTTTTGATGTGCATATTTTCCCCTGCGATAAGGTGCGGATAGTCCGTTCCTGCTACGGTCGCGCAGATCCGAAATACCCGATACATCCTCATCCTGATGAGGATAAAAAAGCAGATAACGTTATTTTCAAACATATCAAGGAGGAGATCGTATGTCCGACACCGCAGACTCCACGCTGA